From Acidobacteriota bacterium, one genomic window encodes:
- a CDS encoding Ldh family oxidoreductase: protein MPTLGATALRAYSTRIFQACNAPAEEAATVSDHLVTANLMGFDSHGVIRIPEYLGYVRDGMIQPGAPTSIVKETATTATVDCGWNFGQVGGLRAMEIAIEKARGQHVSTVATIRCCHAGRIGTYTQMAAEQGFVAIALANSLHAGRWVLPWGGREGRLATNPISFAVPCPGSEPILSDFSTAETAEGKIRLYRNRGDQVPAGWIVDAEGNPSRDPKDFYGPPRGAILPFGGDRGYRGYALSLLVDVLGGVLAESTSLADRDGNGICFIVVDVEAFQSRERFGELMEDMKSFIKSSPPAEGFREVALPGELDFRLMRHRLADGIPLDDRTWKAIGEAARGVGVAEPPDADLQP, encoded by the coding sequence ATGCCGACTCTGGGCGCCACCGCCCTCCGAGCCTACTCCACCCGAATCTTCCAGGCGTGCAACGCCCCGGCTGAAGAAGCCGCCACCGTCTCCGACCACCTGGTGACCGCCAATCTGATGGGTTTCGACTCCCACGGGGTCATCCGCATTCCGGAGTATCTGGGTTACGTGCGGGACGGGATGATTCAACCCGGGGCTCCCACCTCCATCGTCAAGGAGACGGCCACCACGGCCACGGTGGACTGCGGCTGGAATTTCGGCCAGGTGGGGGGCTTGCGGGCCATGGAGATCGCGATCGAAAAGGCCCGAGGCCAGCATGTTTCGACCGTGGCCACCATCCGCTGCTGCCACGCCGGCCGAATCGGGACCTACACCCAGATGGCCGCCGAGCAGGGATTCGTGGCCATAGCCCTGGCCAATTCGCTGCACGCCGGTCGCTGGGTGCTTCCCTGGGGCGGCCGGGAAGGGAGACTGGCCACCAATCCCATCTCATTTGCCGTGCCCTGCCCGGGCAGCGAGCCCATTCTTTCGGACTTCTCGACCGCCGAGACGGCCGAGGGCAAGATCCGTCTCTACCGCAATCGCGGTGATCAGGTCCCGGCAGGTTGGATCGTGGATGCCGAGGGAAACCCCAGCCGGGACCCCAAGGACTTCTACGGCCCTCCTCGAGGCGCCATCCTGCCCTTTGGAGGGGACCGGGGCTACCGGGGCTATGCCTTGTCCCTGCTGGTGGACGTGCTGGGAGGCGTTCTGGCGGAATCCACCTCGCTGGCGGACCGGGACGGCAACGGCATCTGCTTCATCGTGGTGGATGTCGAGGCCTTCCAGAGCCGGGAGCGCTTCGGCGAACTGATGGAAGATATGAAGAGCTTCATCAAGTCATCCCCTCCCGCGGAGGGCTTCAGGGAAGTGGCCCTGCCCGGGGAGCTGGACTTTCGCTTGATGAGACATCGTCTGGCGGACGGGATTCCGCTGGACGACAGGACCTGGAAAGCTATCGGGGAGGCCGCCCGAGGGGTAGGAGTGGCGGAACCTCCGGACGCGGATCTGCAACCATAG
- a CDS encoding aldolase/citrate lyase family protein, with the protein MENANKLKRKLQEGQFCLGAGISFNDGAITEALCQVYDFAWIDTEHNGMTLERVEGHIVATRVTGATALVRVPWNDPVLVKPVLDLGADGIIFPMIRTAEDVRNAVAACRYPPEGIRGYGPRRPTNYTRTGGPDYCRRANQSVLTVVQIETAEAVENLDEIVAVPGLTSVVIGPNDLSGSLGHMADPGHPEVVAVIESIIERVRRSSVYVGIAIGSDPEQAIRWMEKGVHWLQFGVDFGLLVERADLVCGVVRDHAKARRKA; encoded by the coding sequence ATGGAAAATGCCAACAAGCTGAAGCGGAAGCTGCAGGAGGGTCAGTTCTGCCTGGGAGCGGGGATCAGCTTCAACGACGGGGCCATCACCGAAGCCCTCTGTCAGGTTTACGATTTTGCCTGGATCGACACCGAGCACAACGGCATGACGTTGGAGAGAGTCGAAGGCCATATCGTGGCTACCCGGGTCACCGGAGCCACCGCGCTGGTGCGGGTCCCCTGGAACGATCCGGTGCTGGTCAAGCCGGTTCTGGACCTGGGGGCCGACGGGATCATCTTTCCCATGATTCGAACCGCCGAGGACGTACGCAATGCGGTGGCGGCCTGCCGTTACCCGCCCGAAGGGATTCGAGGCTACGGTCCCCGCCGCCCCACCAACTACACCCGGACCGGCGGACCCGACTATTGCCGGAGAGCCAATCAATCGGTGTTGACGGTGGTTCAGATCGAGACGGCCGAGGCGGTCGAGAATCTGGATGAAATCGTGGCCGTCCCCGGTCTGACCAGCGTGGTGATCGGCCCCAATGACCTTTCGGGGTCCCTGGGGCATATGGCCGATCCCGGCCATCCGGAGGTGGTGGCAGTGATCGAGTCCATCATCGAAAGGGTTCGTCGCAGCTCGGTCTACGTTGGGATTGCCATCGGCTCGGATCCGGAGCAGGCCATCCGGTGGATGGAGAAAGGGGTTCACTGGCTGCAGTTTGGAGTGGACTTCGGCCTGTTGGTAGAGAGAGCCGACCTGGTTTGCGGCGTGGTTCGGGATCACGCCAAGGCGAGACGAAAGGCATAG
- a CDS encoding SDR family NAD(P)-dependent oxidoreductase: MKVDLNGHVALVTGGAQGIGRAIAESLVNNGARVASVDVDRETNERTARELTRSGGTCLALEGDVSDRKQMDRAVAEIEDRLGGLQILVNNAGINTLSDRVPIHRFSSRDWERILNIDLNGVFVASQAAIPAILRHSGGRIVNISSIAGLVPLRLQSAFVAAKAGVINLTRSMALELGPQGILVNAVAPGSTLTQGTRALFYGPDGAYSENAASLVSHIPLGRPARVEEIAHAVLFLVAPEASYVNGTVLVVDGGWTAGYHREW, encoded by the coding sequence ATGAAAGTCGATCTGAACGGCCACGTCGCCCTGGTCACCGGCGGAGCCCAGGGCATCGGCCGGGCCATTGCGGAATCCTTGGTGAACAACGGCGCCAGGGTGGCCAGCGTGGACGTTGACCGGGAAACCAATGAGCGCACCGCCCGTGAACTGACCCGATCGGGCGGGACCTGCCTGGCCCTGGAAGGGGACGTTTCCGATCGTAAGCAGATGGACCGGGCAGTCGCAGAAATCGAAGACCGGCTGGGCGGTTTGCAGATCCTGGTCAACAACGCCGGCATCAACACCCTGAGCGACCGGGTTCCCATCCACCGTTTTTCCAGCCGGGACTGGGAACGGATCCTGAATATCGATCTGAACGGTGTCTTCGTGGCCAGTCAGGCCGCCATCCCGGCGATTCTCAGGCACTCCGGGGGAAGGATAGTCAATATCAGCTCGATAGCGGGCCTGGTTCCGCTGCGGCTGCAAAGCGCCTTCGTGGCCGCCAAGGCCGGAGTGATCAACCTGACCCGCTCCATGGCCCTGGAACTGGGACCGCAGGGCATCCTGGTGAATGCGGTGGCGCCCGGATCCACACTGACTCAAGGAACCAGGGCCCTCTTCTACGGTCCCGACGGCGCCTACTCGGAAAACGCCGCCAGTCTCGTCTCTCACATTCCCCTGGGGCGGCCGGCCCGAGTCGAGGAGATCGCCCATGCCGTCCTCTTCCTGGTGGCCCCGGAAGCCAGCTACGTTAACGGAACCGTGCTGGTGGTCGACGGCGGATGGACGGCCGGCTACCACCGGGAGTGGTGA
- a CDS encoding M1 family metallopeptidase, whose translation MNDPQLTGSVRSVPVRLHPSGLRDGSSGPGFRRTIRIYRLAAWLALAVLPFSNAQGQEAPPETKTSSYTIQVRLLPEERLLEGNQVVEWRNATGKPAGELWFHLYWNAWLNNRSTWLREDSLRSRPRSSLRNPRPGDWSYSRVESVKVETAGPFRESDRTAAMYFASPDDGNKDDRTVLVVPLERPVQPGESIRVSIGWKAKIPRTFARTGFRGDFFFIAHWFPKLGVFQADGSWNCHQFHAATEFFSDYGNYDVRMTVPTEWKVGATGVELGVIDNADGTSTHRYQQDDVHDFVWTTSPDYREVRRRFDHPGLKSVDIRLLYQPEHQGQVDRHFRATEESLKLYGLWFGEYPYGHLTVVDPAWRSGARGMEYPTLYTCGTRYFNPLGGGAPEGVTIHEAGHQFWYGLVGNNEFEHAWLDEGINTFATARVFEVTYGKRSPVYRFFRGFFPVMIPEIQAGRIQNSRRHRFLTVPRGEIQARPTYLYHPSTAGATSYTKTALWLLALERRLGWDVLKQILATFFENSRFRHPGPGDFFRVANQVSGQDLGPFFEQVFHKDRVFDYSVESVSSVKVETRGYVDKDGQFLLLAEAPDSPNSEETSVLYETTVLFRRLGDGILPQDVLLRFEDGEEFRTQWDGKHPWKLYRLVKPSRLDYAAVDPGLTNPLDIDFTNNSRRLEPQANLPATKWALKWLIWLQDYLQTVLALL comes from the coding sequence ATGAATGATCCGCAACTGACTGGTTCAGTGAGATCGGTTCCCGTCCGCCTGCATCCCTCAGGGTTGAGAGACGGCTCCTCCGGCCCCGGGTTCCGGAGGACCATCAGGATCTACCGACTTGCGGCCTGGCTCGCGCTGGCCGTCCTGCCCTTTTCAAACGCCCAGGGACAGGAAGCTCCTCCGGAAACCAAGACCTCCAGCTACACCATCCAGGTCAGGCTCCTGCCCGAGGAGCGCCTCCTTGAAGGAAACCAGGTGGTGGAATGGCGCAACGCCACCGGGAAGCCGGCCGGCGAGCTGTGGTTCCATCTCTACTGGAACGCCTGGCTGAACAACCGCAGCACCTGGCTGCGGGAGGATTCCCTGCGCTCCAGGCCTCGTTCCTCCCTGCGAAACCCGCGTCCGGGAGACTGGAGCTACAGCCGGGTGGAATCTGTGAAGGTGGAGACCGCCGGGCCCTTCCGGGAATCGGACCGCACCGCCGCCATGTACTTCGCCTCCCCGGACGACGGCAACAAGGACGATCGAACCGTGCTGGTGGTTCCCCTGGAGCGGCCGGTGCAGCCCGGCGAGAGCATCAGGGTCTCCATCGGCTGGAAGGCCAAGATCCCCCGCACCTTCGCTCGAACCGGATTCCGCGGCGATTTCTTCTTCATTGCCCACTGGTTTCCCAAGCTGGGAGTTTTTCAAGCCGACGGTTCCTGGAACTGTCACCAGTTCCACGCCGCCACCGAGTTCTTTTCCGACTACGGGAATTATGACGTCCGCATGACCGTCCCGACCGAATGGAAAGTCGGCGCCACCGGCGTGGAGCTCGGGGTGATCGACAACGCCGACGGCACCTCCACACACCGCTACCAGCAGGATGATGTCCACGACTTCGTCTGGACGACCAGCCCGGACTATCGAGAGGTTCGCCGCCGCTTCGACCATCCCGGCCTCAAATCGGTCGATATTCGCCTGCTCTATCAACCCGAGCACCAGGGCCAAGTGGACCGCCACTTTCGGGCCACCGAGGAGTCCTTGAAGCTCTACGGCCTCTGGTTCGGGGAGTATCCCTACGGTCACCTCACGGTGGTGGATCCGGCATGGAGGAGCGGGGCTCGGGGCATGGAGTACCCCACCCTCTACACCTGCGGAACCCGCTATTTCAACCCTTTGGGCGGCGGGGCTCCGGAAGGCGTTACCATCCACGAGGCCGGTCACCAGTTCTGGTACGGCCTGGTGGGAAACAATGAATTCGAGCACGCCTGGCTGGACGAAGGCATCAACACCTTTGCCACGGCCAGGGTCTTCGAGGTGACCTACGGCAAAAGGTCCCCTGTGTACCGCTTCTTTCGGGGCTTTTTCCCGGTCATGATCCCCGAGATCCAGGCGGGGCGTATTCAGAACAGTCGTCGCCACCGCTTCCTGACAGTACCCCGAGGCGAAATCCAGGCCCGGCCGACCTACCTCTACCATCCCTCCACCGCCGGAGCCACCAGTTACACCAAGACCGCGCTGTGGCTGCTGGCTCTGGAGCGTCGCCTGGGATGGGATGTCCTGAAACAGATCCTCGCCACCTTCTTCGAGAACTCCCGTTTCCGCCACCCTGGTCCGGGTGACTTCTTCCGGGTGGCCAATCAGGTTTCAGGCCAGGACCTCGGCCCCTTCTTCGAGCAGGTCTTTCACAAGGACAGGGTTTTCGACTACAGCGTCGAGTCGGTTTCCAGCGTGAAAGTGGAAACCAGGGGCTACGTCGACAAGGACGGGCAGTTCCTTCTGCTGGCGGAAGCACCCGACTCCCCCAACTCGGAAGAAACTTCCGTACTCTACGAAACTACCGTTCTGTTCCGGCGACTCGGGGACGGCATCCTTCCTCAAGACGTGCTGCTGCGATTCGAGGACGGCGAGGAGTTCAGAACGCAGTGGGACGGCAAGCACCCCTGGAAGCTCTACCGGCTGGTCAAGCCGTCCAGGCTCGATTACGCCGCCGTGGACCCCGGGTTGACCAACCCGCTGGACATCGACTTCACCAACAACAGCCGCCGCCTGGAGCCTCAGGCCAACCTGCCGGCCACCAAATGGGCCCTCAAGTGGCTGATCTGGCTCCAGGACTACCTCCAGACCGTGTTGGCCCTGCTGTAG
- a CDS encoding dihydrodipicolinate synthase family protein — protein sequence MTSDTLKGLWAGMPVPWTAQDQVDEEALRENVRRMCRAGAHGVYTHGTTGEFYAQTPEEWRQVARVTVEECRPFGTPTQVGCTALWTAEVVRRVRFAQEIGTGGVQIAFPFWLAVSDAEAARFLKEITRQAPGMPIILYNTGRSKKPLTPDLLKRLLDEDLPLIGCKGVSSQEEAAAFLDLAPGLRIFVGEDILADWWHAGVRGSYSSLIYACPKLMLRYFRLCEEGHPEAVEIGKGLQRLFREFVAPLLQEGFTDTAFDRTFAAATGFLTGELLSSRPPYRAATRNDVDRFLQICLRVFPRFLEESRVAAPTG from the coding sequence TTGACCAGTGACACTTTGAAAGGCCTGTGGGCCGGGATGCCGGTTCCCTGGACCGCGCAGGATCAGGTGGACGAGGAGGCCTTGCGGGAGAACGTCCGGCGGATGTGCCGGGCCGGCGCCCACGGGGTATACACCCATGGAACCACCGGAGAGTTCTATGCTCAGACGCCGGAGGAGTGGCGGCAGGTGGCGCGGGTCACGGTCGAGGAGTGCCGGCCGTTCGGAACCCCCACCCAGGTCGGATGCACCGCCCTCTGGACGGCCGAGGTCGTTCGCCGCGTCCGGTTCGCTCAGGAGATCGGAACCGGCGGGGTACAGATAGCCTTCCCCTTCTGGCTGGCTGTATCCGACGCCGAGGCTGCCCGATTTCTCAAGGAGATCACCCGCCAGGCGCCCGGGATGCCGATAATTCTCTACAATACCGGGCGTTCCAAGAAGCCCTTGACCCCCGACCTGCTCAAGCGCCTGCTGGATGAGGACCTCCCCTTGATCGGGTGCAAGGGAGTCAGCAGTCAGGAAGAGGCCGCCGCCTTCCTGGATCTGGCTCCCGGGCTCAGGATCTTCGTGGGTGAAGACATACTGGCCGATTGGTGGCATGCCGGCGTGCGAGGCTCCTACAGCTCCCTGATCTATGCCTGCCCCAAGCTGATGCTGCGCTACTTTCGGCTCTGCGAAGAGGGCCATCCCGAGGCGGTAGAGATCGGCAAGGGGCTGCAGCGCCTCTTCAGGGAGTTCGTGGCCCCTCTCCTGCAGGAGGGCTTCACCGATACCGCTTTCGACCGCACCTTCGCGGCGGCGACCGGATTCCTGACCGGGGAGCTGCTTTCCAGCCGTCCTCCCTACCGTGCGGCCACCCGGAATGACGTGGACCGGTTCCTGCAGATCTGCCTGAGAGTCTTCCCCCGGTTTCTGGAGGAAAGCCGGGTCGCCGCTCCGACCGGCTGA
- a CDS encoding cupin domain-containing protein, which translates to MYFKENDSTGIRLVEGVHEGRGAIRIRSFFDNESRVGTRFHVWELDPGTSEGAHTHEGEGALEEIYYFTRGQGRMWIGDDHVDVAAGDAILVPAGVPHGFENNGTSPLRVVLFFGKPQAD; encoded by the coding sequence ATGTACTTCAAGGAAAACGATTCGACCGGGATTCGGCTGGTGGAGGGGGTCCACGAAGGCCGGGGCGCCATTCGGATTCGGTCCTTTTTTGACAACGAGAGCCGCGTGGGGACCCGCTTCCACGTCTGGGAACTCGATCCGGGGACCAGCGAAGGCGCCCATACCCACGAGGGAGAAGGAGCTCTGGAGGAGATTTACTACTTCACGCGGGGCCAGGGAAGGATGTGGATCGGAGACGACCACGTGGACGTCGCCGCCGGGGATGCCATCCTGGTGCCTGCGGGGGTGCCCCACGGCTTCGAGAACAACGGGACTTCACCCCTGAGAGTCGTCCTCTTCTTCGGCAAGCCGCAGGCAGATTAG
- a CDS encoding aldo/keto reductase, with protein MRLRKLGKTGLTASEVSLGTAEIGLDYGFKGSPQYSRPAVRDSIRLIRRCVDRGINWLDTARAYGDSEEVIGRALKDLSPRPRISSKVIFDGPVVDMDAAAQRGHVFGSIESSLRALQADSIDLLYIHNATEKMLRESAIRDSLEEARSQGKIRLAGATCYGEEDALAVLKDPLFQVLQVPFSLLNQEMRRRVFPEAARKGVGIFVRSVFLRGVLTPQIDFLPERLAPLREQASKILHVLGPEVDGLAEAALRFCLSLPEISSVLMGLKNEAELESNVSCLSRGSLPEAVMPAMAGMALSDRTLVDPTCWQDLI; from the coding sequence ATGAGACTTCGCAAGCTGGGAAAAACCGGGTTGACGGCCTCCGAGGTGTCTCTGGGGACGGCTGAGATCGGCCTGGACTACGGGTTCAAGGGCTCGCCGCAGTATTCCCGGCCTGCTGTTCGGGACTCGATCCGTTTGATTCGCCGGTGTGTGGATCGGGGGATCAATTGGCTGGATACGGCTCGGGCCTATGGCGACAGCGAGGAGGTGATCGGACGAGCTCTGAAGGACCTGTCTCCCAGACCTCGGATTTCCAGCAAGGTGATCTTCGATGGTCCGGTCGTCGACATGGACGCTGCTGCGCAGCGGGGCCATGTGTTCGGTTCGATTGAATCCAGTCTGCGGGCTCTTCAGGCGGATTCCATCGACCTGCTCTATATCCACAACGCGACCGAGAAGATGTTGAGAGAGTCCGCCATCCGGGATTCGCTGGAGGAAGCCCGGTCCCAGGGGAAAATCAGGCTGGCGGGAGCCACCTGCTATGGGGAGGAGGACGCCCTGGCGGTCCTGAAAGACCCGCTGTTCCAGGTGTTGCAGGTTCCCTTCAGTCTGCTCAATCAGGAAATGAGGCGGCGAGTCTTTCCGGAAGCTGCCCGCAAGGGAGTGGGCATTTTTGTGCGGTCCGTATTCTTGAGGGGGGTACTCACGCCTCAGATCGATTTCCTGCCCGAACGGCTGGCTCCGCTTCGGGAGCAGGCCTCGAAGATCCTGCATGTCCTGGGTCCCGAGGTGGACGGTCTGGCCGAGGCCGCCTTGCGATTTTGCCTTTCCCTTCCGGAGATCTCGTCGGTCCTGATGGGACTGAAGAATGAGGCCGAGCTGGAGTCCAATGTTTCCTGCCTTTCCCGAGGCTCGCTGCCGGAGGCGGTGATGCCGGCCATGGCGGGGATGGCTTTGTCCGACCGGACGCTGGTGGACCCCACCTGCTGGCAGGACCTGATCTGA
- a CDS encoding cupin domain-containing protein: protein MPFIDIKELPALELQPGVRLRTPYGKNLMLSYLEIEEGATVPLHNHPHEQGGIVLEGKLKMTIGNQTRVCEAGSMFLVPPNVYHKAVAVGGPVRALDIFSPVREDYAKLSNTYVGDVDAETG, encoded by the coding sequence ATGCCCTTTATCGACATCAAGGAGCTTCCGGCCCTCGAGCTTCAGCCCGGAGTCCGCCTCCGAACCCCCTACGGCAAAAATCTCATGCTCTCCTACCTGGAGATCGAGGAAGGCGCCACGGTACCTCTGCACAACCATCCCCACGAGCAGGGGGGGATCGTGCTGGAGGGCAAGTTGAAGATGACGATCGGAAACCAGACCCGGGTCTGCGAGGCGGGGTCGATGTTCCTGGTTCCCCCCAACGTCTACCACAAGGCCGTGGCCGTGGGGGGACCTGTGCGGGCCTTGGACATTTTCAGTCCGGTCCGGGAGGACTACGCCAAGCTGTCCAATACCTATGTCGGCGACGTCGACGCCGAGACCGGCTAG
- a CDS encoding SDR family NAD(P)-dependent oxidoreductase has product MKLKNKVAIVTGSSRGIGRATAIELARNGADVAVNAYSHPEEGQEVVREIQALGRRSFLFQGSVADRAQDEAMVRETVERLGRLDIMVANAAYSIRKPFLEMEVEEVEKTWGVTLWGVFHCCQLAARQMVKQGDGGSIAIVSSVHAFRPYALSTAYNGAKAAINHMAATWAAELAQYRIRVNVLEPGWIDTPGERAYASDQLIRERGSKLLMGRLGTSEEMAKAVLFMVSEADSSYMTGSCLRVDGGFVLPKP; this is encoded by the coding sequence ATGAAACTCAAGAACAAAGTCGCCATTGTCACCGGTTCATCCCGCGGTATCGGCCGCGCCACAGCCATCGAGCTGGCCAGGAACGGCGCCGACGTCGCCGTGAATGCCTACAGCCATCCGGAGGAGGGGCAGGAAGTGGTTCGGGAAATCCAGGCGCTGGGACGCCGCTCCTTCCTGTTTCAGGGAAGCGTGGCCGATCGGGCCCAGGACGAAGCCATGGTCCGGGAGACGGTGGAGAGGCTGGGACGGCTGGACATCATGGTCGCCAACGCGGCCTACAGCATCCGCAAGCCCTTCCTCGAAATGGAGGTCGAGGAGGTGGAGAAGACCTGGGGCGTGACGCTGTGGGGCGTCTTCCACTGCTGCCAACTGGCCGCCCGCCAGATGGTGAAGCAGGGAGACGGCGGCAGCATCGCCATCGTAAGCTCGGTGCACGCCTTTCGACCCTACGCCCTTTCCACCGCCTACAACGGCGCCAAAGCCGCCATCAACCACATGGCGGCGACCTGGGCGGCCGAGCTGGCCCAATACAGGATCCGGGTGAACGTTCTGGAGCCGGGCTGGATCGATACTCCCGGAGAACGCGCCTACGCCTCGGACCAGCTAATCAGGGAACGGGGCAGCAAGTTGCTGATGGGTCGCCTGGGCACCTCCGAGGAGATGGCCAAGGCCGTCCTGTTCATGGTTTCGGAAGCGGATTCCTCCTACATGACCGGAAGCTGCCTCCGGGTGGACGGAGGCTTCGTGCTGCCCAAGCCGTGA
- a CDS encoding DMT family transporter, which yields MREAPSTHRISGALLMALATLLVTGMVICVRMVPGRLHPFQLAFFRNFFGLAALVAWQAGSGPAILKTRRLRLHLGRGLFNLLAMLAFYSAVFITPMASIAALNFTSPLFASLLAILVLKEPFRLRRLVVIAIGMAGAAIILRPGIQAIGWGPPLILFSAMMWAVSLIFIKALSRTDSSLTIATYMVIVTTPFSLLAAVPVWQWPGGEQLFWMLLVGLLGSAGQICLAQAFKMAEASSVLPFDFLQLIWAALLGFLVFGEVPDRWVWLGGTLIFISSTYLALKESGSSEVSVP from the coding sequence ATGCGGGAAGCCCCTTCCACTCACAGGATTTCAGGAGCCTTGCTGATGGCACTGGCCACCCTGCTGGTGACCGGCATGGTGATCTGTGTTCGAATGGTCCCCGGCCGGCTGCACCCCTTTCAACTGGCTTTCTTCCGCAACTTTTTCGGACTGGCGGCGCTGGTCGCCTGGCAGGCCGGCAGCGGCCCAGCGATCCTGAAGACCCGCCGGCTCCGGCTTCACCTCGGCCGAGGACTCTTCAATCTGCTGGCCATGCTGGCCTTCTACTCGGCCGTATTCATCACCCCGATGGCCTCCATCGCGGCCCTCAACTTCACTTCGCCCCTTTTCGCCTCCCTGCTGGCCATCCTAGTGCTGAAGGAGCCCTTCCGGCTGCGCCGGCTGGTGGTGATCGCCATCGGAATGGCGGGCGCCGCCATCATTCTGCGACCCGGGATTCAGGCCATCGGTTGGGGACCGCCGCTCATCCTGTTTTCAGCCATGATGTGGGCGGTCTCGCTGATTTTCATCAAGGCGCTGTCCCGCACCGATTCCAGCCTGACCATCGCCACCTACATGGTGATTGTCACCACTCCTTTTTCTCTGCTGGCGGCCGTCCCGGTGTGGCAATGGCCCGGCGGCGAGCAACTCTTCTGGATGCTGCTGGTGGGTCTGCTGGGATCCGCGGGACAGATCTGCCTGGCCCAGGCCTTCAAGATGGCCGAGGCCTCGTCGGTGCTTCCCTTCGACTTTCTGCAGTTGATCTGGGCCGCATTGCTGGGTTTCCTGGTCTTCGGAGAAGTGCCCGACCGCTGGGTATGGCTTGGAGGGACCCTGATCTTTATCAGCTCCACCTACCTGGCCCTCAAGGAATCGGGAAGCTCGGAGGTCTCCGTCCCTTGA